A section of the Gemmatimonadaceae bacterium genome encodes:
- a CDS encoding metallophosphoesterase family protein: MFALVAVLSVVAALVVAGVAYHAIVVAPGDLRLVFREFTIDALAPSFDGYRIAILSDFHHGPQQPRARAARAVAFANSQSPDLVALLGDYGTSEGFLRSWWRRSYLRMHAELSPVLTGLRARDGIVAVIGNHDHYGGADETERWLDSLGIRVLRDARAELRHDDGALHLVGIHDFWEGDVTDASVAALVDSDTPTIVLSHHPDALPHCAHPGVALVLSGHTHGGQVVLPFIGAPVTRSVICTRHHASGWIPNPWVPMLVSSGVGAQIPLRFGTRPEVVILTLRAGQGAAAGKPRDASSA, from the coding sequence ATGTTCGCGTTGGTTGCCGTCCTCTCGGTCGTCGCCGCGCTCGTCGTGGCGGGCGTTGCCTATCATGCGATCGTCGTGGCGCCGGGCGACCTGCGCCTGGTATTCAGGGAGTTCACCATCGACGCTCTCGCGCCATCGTTCGACGGGTATCGCATCGCCATACTCAGCGACTTCCACCACGGTCCGCAGCAGCCGCGGGCGCGCGCCGCGCGTGCGGTCGCATTCGCCAACTCACAGTCGCCCGACCTCGTGGCACTGCTTGGCGACTACGGCACGTCCGAGGGATTCCTGCGCTCGTGGTGGCGTCGATCGTACCTGCGCATGCATGCCGAGCTGTCACCGGTCCTCACGGGGCTGCGCGCACGCGACGGCATCGTGGCGGTGATCGGCAACCATGACCACTATGGCGGCGCCGATGAGACGGAGCGCTGGCTCGACTCGCTCGGCATTCGCGTCCTGCGTGACGCGCGCGCCGAGCTGCGCCACGACGACGGTGCGTTGCACCTGGTGGGGATCCACGACTTCTGGGAGGGGGATGTCACCGACGCGTCCGTTGCCGCGCTCGTGGACAGCGACACGCCTACCATCGTCCTCTCCCATCACCCGGACGCGCTGCCGCACTGCGCGCACCCCGGTGTGGCGCTCGTGCTGTCCGGGCACACGCATGGCGGACAGGTGGTGCTGCCGTTCATCGGGGCACCCGTTACCCGATCGGTGATCTGCACGCGTCATCATGCGTCGGGATGGATCCCCAATCCCTGGGTACCGATGCTCGTGTCGAGCGGCGTCGGCGCCCAGATCCCGCTGCGCTTCGGCACCCGGCCAGAAGTCGTGATCCTCACGCTGCGCGCGGGGCAGGGCGCCGCCGCCGGAAAACCCCGCGACGCGTCGTCCGCCTAA
- a CDS encoding GWxTD domain-containing protein: MRSILLLFAVLVSLGGCASKKGANPGQGPAPVPAGTASNPAAAGPVSNRRIPTQPDPVMLYRRLGLLAEGGETPFVGSLAFLAGRTNDSTVMVLTVSLANRSLRFGREGDRYRASYNVGLEIKRGTTVVQNISSRESVRVLVFRETQRTDESVLYRQIVTLAPGMYDLRLTVRDDSVARGSAIEATVGVPRLVDGSISSPIAFYEATPRTTLDSLPRFIATPRSTTVFGRDSVLPIYVEGYGGGATFPVRISVRPDGANTVLWSDSLVLTRRANLFSGTFNVPLVKLGVGVMSVGVSRAGSADTLRAPVFIAFGEDLPVATFNEMLDYLRYFASASRLSAMRDAPPDQRAALWASFIRETDPVPQTPQHEGLRDYFNRIAQANARFREEGAAGWLTDRGRAFVALGAPDQIIEPNLADMNQRGRSQVWEYRQHRLQIVFIDQTGFGRWRMTISSETEFESVVRRILP; encoded by the coding sequence ATGCGTTCGATCCTCCTCCTGTTCGCCGTGCTGGTCTCGCTCGGGGGATGTGCCTCCAAGAAGGGGGCAAACCCGGGACAGGGGCCGGCTCCCGTCCCCGCTGGTACCGCTTCCAACCCGGCGGCGGCGGGTCCGGTATCCAACCGTCGCATTCCGACGCAGCCGGATCCGGTGATGCTCTATCGCCGGCTGGGGCTGCTCGCCGAGGGCGGTGAGACGCCCTTCGTCGGCTCGCTGGCCTTCCTGGCCGGGCGCACGAACGATTCGACGGTCATGGTGCTCACCGTCTCGCTTGCGAACCGCTCGCTGCGATTTGGTCGAGAGGGCGACCGGTATCGTGCCTCGTACAACGTGGGACTCGAGATCAAGCGCGGAACCACGGTGGTGCAGAACATCAGCTCCAGGGAATCCGTGCGCGTTCTGGTGTTCCGCGAGACGCAGCGAACGGATGAGAGCGTGCTCTATCGTCAGATCGTGACGCTCGCACCGGGGATGTACGACCTGCGCCTGACGGTGCGCGACGATTCTGTGGCACGCGGGAGTGCGATCGAGGCAACGGTGGGAGTGCCGAGGCTGGTCGATGGTTCGATCTCCTCACCGATTGCCTTCTACGAGGCCACACCGCGCACGACGCTCGATTCGCTGCCGCGGTTCATCGCCACGCCGAGGAGCACTACGGTTTTCGGGCGCGACTCGGTTCTTCCGATCTATGTGGAAGGGTATGGGGGAGGCGCGACCTTTCCCGTGCGCATCTCGGTTCGCCCTGATGGGGCGAACACCGTGCTGTGGAGCGATTCTCTGGTGCTCACCCGTCGGGCGAATCTCTTCTCGGGCACCTTCAACGTGCCGCTGGTAAAGCTGGGCGTCGGGGTGATGTCGGTCGGCGTATCGCGCGCGGGAAGTGCCGACACACTGAGGGCGCCGGTGTTCATTGCGTTTGGTGAGGACCTTCCGGTCGCGACGTTCAACGAGATGCTCGACTATCTCCGGTACTTCGCGAGCGCGTCGCGCCTGTCGGCCATGCGCGATGCGCCCCCCGACCAGCGCGCGGCGCTCTGGGCATCGTTCATCCGGGAAACCGACCCGGTCCCCCAGACGCCACAGCACGAGGGGCTGCGCGACTACTTCAACCGCATCGCGCAGGCAAACGCACGTTTCCGTGAAGAGGGGGCCGCCGGCTGGTTAACCGACCGCGGACGAGCGTTCGTGGCGCTGGGAGCGCCAGATCAGATTATCGAGCCCAACCTGGCTGACATGAACCAGCGTGGGCGAAGCCAGGTGTGGGAGTACCGGCAGCACCGGCTGCAGATCGTATTCATTGACCAGACTGGGTTCGGTCGGTGGCGGATGACGATCAGTTCGGAAACGGAATTCGAGAGTGTCGTCCGCAGAATCCTGCCCTAG
- a CDS encoding prepilin-type N-terminal cleavage/methylation domain-containing protein, which produces MRHTNSLSALARRRPRRGFTLIELLIVVVIIGVLAAIAIPKFQNTKGKANLAALKSDLRNLATAEEAYFYQNGTYTSSLVALNILPSPGVTFTFGTVTAGGWSAKVTHPQAFPIECALFMGGVPAYTPATIEGVINCQ; this is translated from the coding sequence ATGCGCCATACCAACTCCTTGTCCGCCCTCGCGCGACGTCGCCCTCGTCGAGGCTTCACGCTCATCGAGCTCCTGATTGTCGTCGTGATTATCGGGGTGCTTGCCGCGATCGCCATCCCCAAGTTCCAGAACACGAAAGGGAAGGCGAACCTCGCCGCGCTCAAGTCGGACCTTCGCAACCTCGCGACGGCCGAAGAGGCCTACTTCTACCAGAACGGGACCTATACCTCCAGCCTGGTGGCGCTGAACATCCTCCCCTCGCCCGGTGTGACGTTCACGTTCGGTACGGTGACCGCCGGCGGATGGTCGGCCAAGGTCACGCACCCGCAGGCCTTTCCCATCGAGTGCGCGCTCTTCATGGGAGGCGTCCCCGCCTACACGCCCGCAACCATCGAGGGCGTGATCAACTGCCAGTAA
- a CDS encoding 1-acyl-sn-glycerol-3-phosphate acyltransferase — translation MLYRFLSALASIAVRWYYRRIEVNGIERIPPTGAAIVAANHWNALVDALLLGTALARPVRLTAKATLLEHPITRLLVRAVGVIPLRRMSDERPRGDGMVVEGRNAESFAAILDALAAGEVVLIFPEGKSHSDPELAPLKTGCARLALLARSERGLPPVPIIPVGLTFERKGAPRTRVAIQVGVPIRSDDLTAPSPQAVATLTARLDEGLRRVTLNFPDHDAAGQVLEVSALLNQLLDRVRPLHAPDAPLADAMRIAKRLEAARQLLPAAPGETVAQADAFLTRLDAFRARMRTARIPINDLWLSMSLVAGSWFAVREGAIALVAAPLALWGRINHWIPITLARWLGNASSKNPDEPAMHTLVAGLFLVVAFYLAVALFIGSHHGIWWALAYLFSLPPSASLDFWLSDRLRRARRRARAFVTLRLDPQLRGELRREASDLRAEARRLDAALR, via the coding sequence ATGCTCTATCGCTTCCTGAGCGCGCTGGCGTCGATCGCGGTTCGCTGGTACTACCGGCGCATCGAGGTGAACGGGATCGAGCGCATTCCCCCCACGGGGGCGGCGATCGTCGCCGCCAACCACTGGAACGCGCTCGTCGACGCCCTTCTGCTCGGCACGGCCCTCGCACGCCCCGTGCGCCTGACGGCCAAGGCCACGCTCCTCGAGCACCCGATCACGCGCCTCCTGGTGCGCGCCGTGGGGGTCATTCCCCTCCGACGGATGAGCGACGAGCGCCCGCGCGGCGACGGCATGGTGGTCGAGGGGCGCAACGCCGAGTCGTTCGCCGCCATCCTCGACGCGCTCGCCGCCGGCGAAGTCGTCCTCATCTTCCCCGAGGGGAAGAGTCACAGCGACCCCGAACTCGCCCCGCTCAAGACCGGGTGCGCACGCCTCGCACTCCTCGCCCGTTCGGAGCGCGGACTCCCCCCCGTCCCCATCATCCCGGTGGGACTCACCTTCGAGCGAAAGGGCGCGCCGAGAACGCGCGTGGCAATCCAGGTCGGCGTCCCGATTCGATCCGACGACCTCACCGCCCCCTCACCGCAGGCCGTCGCGACGCTCACCGCGCGCCTCGACGAGGGGCTCCGGCGCGTGACGCTCAACTTTCCCGATCACGACGCCGCCGGACAGGTGCTCGAAGTCTCGGCGCTGCTCAACCAGCTGCTCGATCGCGTGCGACCGCTCCACGCACCGGATGCCCCACTCGCCGATGCAATGCGCATCGCCAAGCGGCTCGAGGCGGCGCGTCAGCTCCTGCCGGCCGCACCCGGTGAGACGGTGGCGCAAGCCGATGCGTTCCTCACACGCCTGGACGCCTTTCGCGCACGCATGCGCACCGCCCGGATCCCGATCAACGACCTGTGGCTCTCGATGTCGCTCGTCGCCGGCAGCTGGTTCGCCGTGCGCGAGGGGGCGATCGCCCTGGTTGCGGCGCCGCTGGCACTCTGGGGACGCATCAACCACTGGATTCCCATCACGCTCGCCCGCTGGCTCGGCAACGCCTCGTCGAAGAACCCGGACGAGCCGGCAATGCATACGCTGGTGGCAGGGCTGTTTCTGGTCGTGGCCTTCTACCTGGCGGTCGCGCTCTTCATCGGATCCCATCACGGCATCTGGTGGGCGCTCGCATATCTGTTCTCGCTCCCGCCCTCCGCATCACTCGATTTCTGGCTGAGCGATCGGTTGCGTCGCGCGCGGCGACGGGCACGAGCCTTCGTGACCTTGCGCCTCGATCCCCAGCTCAGGGGAGAGCTGCGGCGCGAAGCCAGCGACCTGCGTGCCGAGGCTCGTCGTCTGGATGCCGCGTTGCGATAG
- a CDS encoding MFS transporter, with protein sequence MTPDDNTVAAPASPAPATSPPPSRRSWLAKVGLDRPDLRAWAMYDWAVSSFQTTIQVAVFQIYFVSVAAADLPGSRGTQAWANANTIASILVAIVSPVLGAISDVAAAKKRMLAIFMLLGVAACGGMYFIQRGDYVLASTLYILATVGATASVVFYEALLPHLSRPEEMDRVSSAGYALGYVGGGVLLALNLAWILAPQAFDLPHGDAASPEQKTLPARLAFVSVAVWWFVFSLPILRRVREPARTMEPDEASTGINLFVTPFRRMGETVRELRTFKHAFLMLLAFLVYNDGIQTIIRMATAYGTELGIPSSALTIAILIVQFVGIPFAFLFGMLADRIGAKQSVFLGLLAYAAISVTGYYMKTARDFYMLAFLVGMVQGGTQALSRSLFASLIPAHKSGEFFGFYSVFEKFSSIFGPLLFSITIAMTGSSRNAILGVIIFFAVGAAILARVNVAEGRQMARDAERDLVRVNGAG encoded by the coding sequence ATGACGCCTGACGACAACACGGTCGCCGCGCCCGCCAGTCCGGCGCCCGCCACTTCGCCCCCCCCGTCCCGGCGTTCGTGGCTCGCCAAGGTCGGGCTCGATCGCCCGGACCTGCGTGCCTGGGCCATGTACGACTGGGCCGTGTCGTCGTTCCAGACCACCATCCAGGTGGCGGTCTTCCAGATCTACTTCGTGAGCGTTGCCGCGGCAGACCTTCCGGGGAGTCGCGGGACACAGGCCTGGGCGAACGCCAACACCATTGCCTCTATCCTGGTCGCCATCGTGTCGCCGGTGCTTGGCGCGATCTCGGACGTGGCGGCGGCCAAGAAGCGCATGCTGGCGATCTTCATGCTGCTCGGCGTTGCGGCATGCGGCGGGATGTACTTCATCCAGCGCGGCGACTACGTGCTCGCGTCCACGCTCTACATCCTCGCAACCGTCGGGGCCACGGCGAGCGTGGTCTTCTACGAGGCGCTCCTCCCGCACCTGAGCCGCCCCGAGGAGATGGACCGCGTGTCGAGCGCCGGCTACGCGTTAGGCTATGTGGGGGGCGGCGTCCTGCTCGCGCTCAACCTTGCCTGGATCCTGGCCCCGCAGGCCTTCGACCTCCCGCACGGCGACGCTGCCTCGCCGGAGCAAAAGACGCTGCCGGCGCGCCTCGCCTTCGTCTCCGTGGCGGTGTGGTGGTTCGTCTTCTCGTTGCCCATTCTGCGCCGTGTGCGCGAGCCGGCGCGCACCATGGAGCCCGATGAGGCCAGCACGGGGATCAACCTCTTCGTCACGCCATTCCGCCGCATGGGGGAAACGGTGCGCGAGCTGCGCACCTTCAAACACGCTTTCCTGATGTTGCTGGCCTTCCTGGTCTACAACGACGGGATCCAGACCATCATTCGCATGGCCACTGCGTACGGCACGGAGTTGGGGATTCCGTCCAGCGCGCTCACGATTGCCATCCTCATCGTGCAGTTCGTGGGCATCCCGTTCGCCTTCCTCTTCGGGATGCTCGCGGATCGCATCGGCGCCAAGCAATCGGTCTTCCTGGGATTGCTGGCCTACGCGGCCATCAGCGTCACCGGCTATTACATGAAGACCGCGCGCGACTTCTACATGCTCGCCTTCCTGGTGGGGATGGTGCAGGGTGGCACGCAGGCGCTGTCACGGTCGCTGTTCGCGTCGCTGATTCCGGCGCACAAGTCGGGGGAGTTCTTCGGCTTCTACTCCGTGTTCGAGAAGTTCTCGTCCATCTTTGGCCCGCTCCTCTTCTCGATCACCATCGCCATGACCGGGAGCAGCCGCAACGCGATACTGGGCGTCATCATCTTCTTTGCCGTGGGCGCGGCCATCCTCGCCCGCGTCAACGTGGCCGAGGGGCGCCAGATGGCGCGCGACGCCGAGCGCGACCTCGTGCGCGTGAACGGCGCCGGCTGA
- a CDS encoding serine/threonine protein kinase, with translation MILAHCLLPYWGTIRFGAVSKENLVGRSIAGYTLKSLVGEGGTSVVYRAEHAQNGQVAFKVLRDKLRQEKTAVARFNREAEFGKRVIHPNVIRTIETGEAEGYHYLVIEWAAGELLERYAKDHAPLPREEVARIILSIGEAVKAAHDSGIVHRDLKPDNAMYDPETGATKLLDFGIAAATDTRQDERLTRAGYFVGTLMYVAPEALSGELVTPAADQYSLATIAYFLLTGTLPYLAKSPREMFTQLLSQPPIALNKARTSLDFGPRVESVIMRALARQPDDRYPDILTFARELHDALLATAAPVAPAEPQEESGIFSKMKGLFRR, from the coding sequence GTGATTCTCGCGCATTGCTTGCTGCCCTACTGGGGGACCATTAGGTTCGGCGCCGTGTCCAAGGAGAATCTTGTCGGGCGGTCGATCGCCGGCTACACGCTGAAAAGCCTCGTGGGGGAGGGCGGCACCTCTGTCGTCTATCGCGCCGAGCACGCGCAGAACGGTCAGGTTGCCTTCAAGGTGCTGCGCGACAAGCTCCGACAGGAGAAGACCGCCGTCGCGCGCTTCAACCGCGAAGCCGAGTTCGGCAAACGAGTCATTCACCCCAACGTCATTCGCACGATTGAGACAGGGGAGGCCGAAGGGTACCACTACTTGGTCATCGAATGGGCAGCCGGCGAGCTGCTCGAGCGATACGCCAAGGACCATGCTCCCCTCCCCCGGGAGGAGGTCGCCCGCATCATCCTGAGCATTGGTGAGGCCGTGAAGGCCGCGCACGACTCGGGGATCGTTCATCGCGACCTGAAACCCGACAACGCGATGTACGATCCCGAGACCGGTGCCACCAAGCTCCTCGATTTCGGCATCGCGGCCGCCACCGACACGCGCCAGGACGAGCGCCTCACCCGCGCTGGCTACTTCGTGGGGACGCTGATGTACGTGGCTCCCGAAGCCCTCTCGGGGGAACTGGTCACTCCCGCTGCGGACCAGTATTCGCTGGCAACCATCGCCTACTTCCTCCTGACCGGCACGCTCCCGTATCTCGCCAAGAGCCCGCGGGAGATGTTCACGCAGCTCCTGTCGCAACCACCGATCGCGCTCAACAAGGCTCGCACCAGCCTGGACTTCGGTCCACGCGTCGAGTCTGTGATCATGCGCGCCCTCGCGCGCCAGCCCGACGATCGGTACCCCGACATCCTCACCTTCGCCCGTGAGCTGCACGATGCGCTGCTCGCGACCGCCGCCCCGGTCGCTCCAGCCGAGCCGCAAGAAGAGTCGGGGATCTTCTCCAAGATGAAGGGCCTGTTTCGCCGGTAG
- the polA gene encoding DNA polymerase I, giving the protein MPPATPPTSPTLFLIDGYALIYRAFFALLSRPLTTARGENTSAAWGVVNFLQRLVAKHRPEYIGWVHDSGRSFRHEMYPAYKATREKLTEELQADFDTGVERIKELLEAFRVPVLSVNGYEADDVIGTLAAQGTAQGVNVVIVSGDKDFQQLVRPGVWLLNPGRGGPASVDEQWVGVENAAERLGVAPEFVIDYLALVGDSSDNVPGVPGIGEKTAKELVEAFGHLESILEHAADVTKKRPREALLANGEQARLSKDLVTIRDTVPIALDLPALQRRASDTSRLRQLYNELEFTSLLKDLEGDVPAERARADRQVQYSVIDTVESLASLVTTLRDAKRFAFDTETVAEPGSPTKVDPLRSRLVSISIATGAGVGYYLPFAHRVWEPEQGALALKLGATGATGATGTGGGKGKGVSTSTRGPEGDSIAARALAGGATPVRNLPPLLSDALRDFRAVLEDPAIAKVGQNCKFDLLVLRMAGVTVRGIDFDTMLASYVLDPGRRSHSLDLLASEFLDHAMISYEALCGKGKQELPFDVVPIESARDYSCEDADMTWRLHELFAPQLEQMGMRALFHEIEMPLVSVLADMELAGVSIDVAWFHSLKTRFARERERVEQEIYGEAGEQFNINSNPQLRTILFEKLQLPIKKKTATGPSTDASVLQELADEGHTLPTLLMEYRELAKLESTYLDTLPALIHPRDGRLHTSFNQTVAATGRLSSSDPNLQNIPIRRELGRDIRRGFVPQAGWKFVGADYSQIELRLLAHLSHDPAFVRAFQSGGDIHKETAAIIFGVPLGEVTSEMRARAKTINFATIYGQGAHALSRQLKIANAEAKAFIATYFERFSGVREYLDRQVETAKTNGYVETIFHRRRYIPELKDRNFNIRAFGERVATNAPIQGSAADLIKIAMIRIHAALQASGLQARMLLQVHDELVFECPAAEVAALTALVRDRMESAAQLDVPLLVEVGVGDNWLDTK; this is encoded by the coding sequence GTGCCGCCCGCCACTCCGCCGACCTCACCGACGCTCTTCCTGATCGATGGATACGCGCTGATCTATCGCGCGTTTTTCGCGCTGCTCTCGCGTCCGTTGACGACGGCGCGCGGCGAGAACACCTCGGCGGCGTGGGGGGTGGTCAACTTCCTCCAGCGACTCGTCGCCAAGCATCGCCCCGAGTACATCGGCTGGGTGCACGATTCGGGGCGGTCGTTCCGCCACGAGATGTATCCGGCGTACAAGGCGACGCGTGAGAAGCTGACGGAGGAACTGCAGGCGGATTTCGATACTGGGGTTGAACGCATCAAGGAGTTGCTCGAGGCGTTCCGCGTCCCCGTCCTGTCGGTGAATGGCTACGAAGCCGACGACGTGATTGGCACGCTCGCGGCACAGGGGACGGCGCAGGGCGTGAACGTCGTCATCGTCTCGGGCGACAAGGACTTCCAGCAGCTCGTTAGGCCGGGCGTGTGGCTGCTGAATCCCGGACGCGGCGGCCCCGCATCGGTGGATGAGCAGTGGGTAGGAGTGGAGAACGCCGCCGAGCGACTGGGTGTGGCGCCGGAGTTTGTTATCGACTACCTGGCGCTGGTGGGCGACAGCTCGGACAACGTGCCTGGCGTTCCGGGAATCGGGGAGAAAACGGCGAAGGAGCTCGTCGAGGCCTTCGGGCACCTGGAATCGATCCTCGAGCACGCGGCCGACGTGACGAAGAAGCGTCCGCGCGAGGCGCTGCTGGCCAACGGCGAGCAGGCGCGTCTGTCGAAGGACCTCGTCACGATTCGCGACACCGTTCCCATTGCTCTCGACCTCCCGGCGCTGCAGCGGCGTGCATCGGACACATCGCGCCTTCGGCAGTTGTACAACGAGCTGGAGTTCACCTCGCTGCTGAAGGACCTGGAGGGTGACGTCCCCGCCGAGCGCGCGCGGGCCGACCGCCAGGTGCAATACTCGGTGATCGATACCGTGGAGTCGCTGGCATCGCTGGTGACGACACTCCGCGATGCGAAGCGTTTCGCCTTCGACACCGAGACCGTCGCGGAGCCGGGAAGCCCGACCAAGGTGGATCCGCTTCGCTCGCGCCTGGTCTCGATCTCCATTGCCACCGGCGCGGGGGTGGGCTACTACCTCCCGTTTGCGCACCGGGTCTGGGAGCCGGAGCAGGGAGCGCTGGCCCTCAAGCTTGGCGCCACCGGCGCCACCGGCGCGACCGGCACCGGAGGCGGAAAGGGGAAGGGAGTGAGCACCAGCACGCGCGGGCCCGAGGGTGACAGCATCGCCGCGCGTGCCCTCGCGGGAGGCGCGACCCCTGTGCGCAACCTCCCCCCCTTGCTCAGCGATGCGTTGCGCGACTTTCGCGCGGTGCTGGAAGACCCGGCCATCGCCAAGGTGGGGCAGAACTGCAAGTTCGACCTGCTGGTGCTCCGCATGGCGGGGGTGACGGTGCGAGGGATCGACTTCGACACGATGCTCGCCAGCTATGTGCTGGACCCCGGGCGTCGCTCGCACTCGCTCGACCTGCTGGCGTCCGAGTTCCTCGATCACGCGATGATCTCGTACGAGGCGCTGTGCGGGAAGGGGAAGCAGGAGCTTCCGTTCGACGTGGTCCCGATCGAGAGCGCACGCGACTACTCGTGCGAGGACGCCGACATGACGTGGCGCCTGCACGAGCTGTTTGCTCCCCAGTTGGAGCAGATGGGTATGCGGGCGCTCTTTCACGAGATCGAGATGCCGCTGGTGTCGGTGCTGGCGGACATGGAGTTGGCTGGCGTCTCCATCGACGTCGCCTGGTTTCACTCGCTCAAGACCCGCTTTGCGCGCGAACGCGAGCGGGTGGAGCAGGAGATCTACGGCGAGGCGGGGGAGCAGTTCAACATCAACTCCAACCCGCAACTGCGCACGATCCTGTTCGAGAAATTGCAGCTGCCGATCAAGAAGAAGACCGCGACCGGCCCCTCGACCGATGCCAGCGTCCTGCAGGAACTCGCCGACGAGGGGCACACGCTCCCCACGCTGCTGATGGAGTACCGAGAGCTGGCCAAGCTCGAGTCGACGTACCTCGACACCCTGCCGGCGCTCATCCACCCGCGCGATGGACGGTTGCATACGTCGTTCAACCAGACCGTGGCCGCCACCGGGCGGCTCTCGTCGAGCGACCCCAACCTCCAGAACATCCCCATTCGCCGCGAACTGGGGCGCGATATCCGCCGAGGCTTTGTGCCGCAGGCCGGGTGGAAGTTCGTCGGCGCCGACTACTCGCAGATCGAGTTGCGGCTGCTGGCGCACCTCTCGCACGATCCCGCGTTCGTGCGGGCGTTCCAGTCGGGCGGCGACATCCACAAGGAGACGGCCGCGATCATCTTCGGAGTGCCGTTAGGCGAGGTGACATCCGAGATGCGCGCCCGCGCCAAGACGATCAACTTCGCGACGATCTACGGGCAGGGGGCACACGCGCTCTCGCGCCAACTCAAGATTGCCAACGCCGAGGCGAAGGCGTTCATCGCCACGTACTTCGAGCGCTTCAGTGGCGTGCGCGAATACCTGGACCGCCAGGTGGAAACGGCGAAGACCAACGGATACGTCGAGACCATCTTCCACCGCCGCCGCTACATCCCCGAGCTCAAGGACCGCAACTTCAACATTCGCGCCTTTGGCGAGCGCGTGGCCACCAACGCCCCCATCCAGGGATCGGCCGCCGACTTGATCAAGATCGCCATGATCCGCATCCACGCGGCGCTGCAGGCGTCGGGGCTGCAGGCGCGCATGCTGCTGCAGGTCCATGACGAGCTGGTCTTCGAATGCCCCGCGGCGGAGGTGGCGGCACTCACGGCCCTGGTGCGCGACCGGATGGAGTCGGCGGCGCAGCTCGACGTTCCGCTCCTGGTGGAGGTGGGGGTGGGCGACAACTGGCTGGACACCAAATAG
- the pyrE gene encoding orotate phosphoribosyltransferase: protein MEPKQQLVALLAERSARRGHFVLSSGRTSNLYIDARLTTMSPEGLALIGPLGLETARRAFGPNVDAIGGLTLGADPIAYAISLASASTSRPVRAFTVRKEAKAHGAGRQVEGPYREGDRVVVVEDVITTGGSALKAVEVLRQHGATILGVLALVDREEGGREAIEAQGLSVVSLARAAEILPLLPTA, encoded by the coding sequence ATGGAACCGAAACAACAGCTCGTGGCCCTGCTCGCCGAACGGTCGGCGCGCCGCGGACATTTCGTTCTTTCGTCGGGACGTACGTCGAACCTCTATATCGACGCGCGCCTAACGACGATGAGTCCGGAGGGACTTGCCCTCATCGGCCCGCTGGGACTCGAGACCGCGCGACGCGCCTTCGGCCCGAATGTCGATGCCATCGGCGGTCTCACGCTCGGCGCCGATCCCATTGCCTATGCAATTTCCCTCGCCAGTGCGTCGACCTCGCGACCCGTTAGAGCCTTCACGGTTCGCAAGGAAGCCAAGGCGCACGGAGCGGGGCGTCAAGTCGAGGGACCGTACCGCGAGGGTGACCGAGTGGTGGTTGTCGAAGACGTCATCACCACCGGCGGATCTGCGCTCAAGGCAGTCGAGGTCCTCCGTCAACATGGCGCGACCATCCTCGGCGTACTCGCACTGGTTGACCGCGAGGAAGGCGGACGCGAAGCGATCGAGGCGCAAGGGTTGTCGGTTGTTTCACTCGCCCGGGCGGCTGAGATCCTCCCGCTGCTCCCCACCGCTTAA
- a CDS encoding cold-shock protein: MAKGKVKWFNDAKGFGFIEQESGEDVFVHFSAIQMDGFKTLAEGQMVEFEVESGAKGLHASSVTRA, from the coding sequence ATGGCCAAGGGGAAGGTGAAGTGGTTCAATGACGCCAAGGGCTTCGGCTTCATTGAACAGGAATCCGGAGAGGACGTCTTTGTCCACTTCTCTGCGATCCAGATGGATGGCTTCAAGACCCTCGCCGAGGGGCAGATGGTCGAGTTTGAGGTCGAGAGTGGTGCCAAGGGACTTCACGCGAGCAGCGTTACCCGAGCGTAG